ATCGAGGCTCTGGCGGCCCTGGCGGCCGTCTGCGTCGAGCGCACCCAGGCCCTGGAGGGTCAGCAGCGGCAGATCGATTCGATGATCGCCCTGCTGGCGGGAGCGATCGATGCCCGCAGTTCCCACACCGGCCGCCACTGTTCCCGGGTGCCGCAGCTGGCGCTGCTGCTGGCGGAAGCGGCGGAGGCCACCGAGGAGGGGCCGCTGGCCCCCTTCCGCTTCCAGGGGGAGGCGGAGCGGCGGGAGTTCCGCACGGCGGCCTGGCTGCACGACTGCGGCAAGATCGTGACCCCCGAGGCGGTGGTGGAGAAGGCCACCAAGCTGGACGCCCCCGTCAACCGGCTGCACGAGATCCGCACCCGCTTCGAGGTGCTGCTCCGGGACGGGCGCATCGCCCTGCTGGAGGGTCTGCTGGCGGGCGGTGATCCGGACGCCCTGCAGCGGGACTACGCCCGGCTGGAGCAGGAGCTGCAGGCGGATTTCGCCTGCGTGGCCCGCTGCAACCTGGGCAGCGAAGGCACCGACCTGGAGGAACTCGCCCAGCTCCGCCGGCTGGCGGAACGCACGTGGTGGCGCCACTTCGACGACAGGATCGGCCTGGGCTGGGAGGAGCAGACCCGGTATGGCGGGCCGCCGCCGCCCCTGCCCGCCCGGGAAACCCTGCTCAGCGACGCCCCCCACCACCGCATCCCCCGGCCGGCCGAGGAGGTGCCGGAAGCCCGCTGGGGCTTCAACCTGGCGGTGCCGGAGCTGCTCTACAACCGCGGCGAGCTCCACAACCTCTCGGTGGCCAGGGGCACCCTCACCGCGGAGGAGATCTACAAGATCCGCGAGCACATGATCCACACGATCGTGATGCTGGAGAGCATGGCCTTTCCGCCCTCCCTGGCCCGCGTCGCGGAGATCGCGGGGGGGCACCACGAAACCCTCGACGGCCGCGGCTACCCGAGGGGACTGACGGCGGAGCAACTGTCGATCCCGGCCCGGATTCTGGCGATTACCGACATCTTCGAAGCGCTCACCGCGGCTGATCGCCCCTACAAGCAAGGCATGCCCCTGTCCCAGTCGCTGGGGATCCTGGCCAATCTGCGGGACCGTGGCCGCATCGATGCGGACCTGTTCGATCTCTTCCTGCGTTCCGGGGTCTACCTCACCTATGCGGAGCGCTTCATGGCCGCCGACCAGATCGATGCGGTGGATCTGGACGCCCTGCTGGGGCCCCAGGCCTGATCAACCCCATCCCAACGTCATCCAGGACCTGCTGGGCGAGCTGCGCTCCTGCTTCGCGGGGGTTCGGGGGGTCGGGCGGGCGGCGACTCCGACATGGTGATCGGCCTGCACCAGGCCTCACCTGCGACATCGGCGCCAAGTTCAGCCAGATCAGCGTCCAGCTGACGCTGATGGAGCACGACTGAGGCCGGCGGGGCGACCCCGGGCCCCCGCGCTGGGCGATCATGCCTGTCCCAGGACCTTTCCCTGCGTTGTCGTGATGGCTGCCGATTCCACCCGCCCCAGGCCCCGCAGCGGGGCCGAGATCCGGGAGGCCTTCCTGGCGTTCTATGAGCAGCGGGGGCACCGGCGGATGGCCAGCGCCTCCCTGGTGCCCGACGACCCCACGGTGCTGCTCACCATCGCCGGCATGCTGCCGTTCAAGCCGGTGTTCCTCGGCCAGGCCCCGCCGCCGGGGCCCCGGGCCACCAGCAGCCAGAAGTGCATCCGCACCAACGACATCGAGAACGTGGGCCGCACCGCCCGGCACCACACCTTCTTCGAGATGCTGGGGAACTTCTCCTTCGGCGACTACTTCAAGGAGGAGGCGATCGCCTGGGCCTGGGAGCTCACCACGGAAGTGTTCGGCCTCGACCCCGCCCACCTGGTGGTCAGCGTCTTCCGGGAGGACGACGAGGCCGCCGCCATCTGGCGTGACGCCGTGGGGGTGGATCCGAAGCGGATCATCCGCATGGACGAGGCCGACAACTTCTGGGCCTCCGGCCCCACCGGCCCCTGTGGCCCCTGCTCGGAGATCTACTACGACTTCCACCCGGAACGGGGCGACGACGGCATCGACCTGGAGGACGACGGCCGCTTCATCGAGTTCTACAACCTGGTGTTCATGCAGTACAACCGCGACGCGGCCGGCACGCTCACGCCCCTGGCCCGGCGCAGCATCGACACCGGCATGGGCCTGGAGCGCATGGCCCAGATCCTGCAGCAGGTGCCGAACAACTACGAGACCGACCTCATCTATCCGCTGCTGGAAGCCGCCGCCGCCCTGGCGGGGCTCGATTACCGCGCCCTCGACGCCCGCGCCCAGACCTCCCTCAAGGTGATCGGCGACCACAGCCGGGCCATCACCCAGCTGATCGCCGACGGCGTCACCGCCTCCAACCTGGGCCGGGGCTACGTGCTGCGCCGCCTGCTGCGCCGGGTGGTGCGCCACGGCCGGCTGCTGGGCATCGACCGTCCCTTCCTGGCGGCGATGGGGGAAGCGGCGATCGAGCTGATGGCCCCGGCCCACCCCCGGCTGCCGGAGCGCCGCGAGGTGATCTTGGCCGAGCTGGAGCGGGAGGAGGCCCGCTTCCTGGACACCCTGGAGCGGGGCGAGAAGCTGCTGGCCGAGGTGCTCGCCGCCCGCCCAGAGCGCATCAGCGGCGACGCGGCCTTCGAGCTCTACGACACCTACGGCTTCCCGCTGGAGCTCACCGCGGAGATCGCCGAGGAGCACGGCCTGACGGTGGATCTGGACGGCTTCGAGGCGGCCATGGAGCGCCAGCGGCAGCGGGCCAAGGCGGCCGCCGTGAGCATCGACCTCACCCTGCAGGGGGCGATCGAGCAGGTGGCCGGCGCCCTTGCGCCCACTGACTTCCGCGGCTACGAGGCCCTCGACCAGGCGGCCTGCGTGCTGGCCCTGGTGGTGAACGGCGAACCGGCCACCGCGGCCGCCGCCGGCGATGCGGTGCAGATCGTTCTCGACAGCACCCCCTTCTACGGGGAATCGGGCGGCCAGGTGGGTGATCGGGGCGTGCTGCTGGCCGGGGAGGCGGCCGCGGGGGTCGGGGCCGGCCTGATCGTGGCCATCGAGGCGGTGAGCCGCAACCGCAGTGTGTTCGTGCACAGCGGCCGGATCGAGCGCGGCCGTCTGACGGTGGGCGATGTGGTGCAGGCCCGGGTGGATCGCAGCTGCCGCCGCCGCGCCCAGGCCCACCACACCGCCACCCACCTGCTGCAGGCGGCCCTGAAGCAGGTGGTGGATGACGGGGTCTCCCAGGCGGGTTCCCTGGTGGACTTCGACCGGCTGCGCTTCGACTTCCACTGCCCCCGGGCCCTGACCCCGGACGAGCTGGAGCAGATCGAGGACCTGGTCAACGGCTGGATCGCCGAGGCCCACCCCCTGGAGGTGGCGGAGATGGCCCTGGAGCGGGCCCGGGCCGCCGGCGCCGTGGCCATGTTCGGTGAGAAGTACGGCGAGGTCGTGCGGGTGGTGGACGTGCCCGGCGTCTCGATGGAGCTCTGCGGTGGCACCCACGTGGCCAACACCGCCGAGATCGGTCTGTTCCGGATCGTCACCGAGACGGGGGTGGCGGCGGGCATCCGCCGCATCGAGGCCGTGGCGGGTCCCGCCCTGCTCCCCTACCTGCGGGAGCGTGACCGGGTGGTGCGGGAGCTGGCCGACCGCTTCAAGGCCCAGCCCGGCGAGATCCTCGAGCGTGTGGCCCTCCAGGGCGAGGAGCTGCGGGCCACCCTCAAGGAGCTGGCGGCGGCGCGGGGGGCCCTGGCGGCGGCCAAGGCCGGTGCTCTGGCGGAGCGGGCCGAGGCGATCGGGCCCCATCGGCTGCTGGTGGAGCGCCTCGATGGCGTGGATGGCGCCGGCCTCCAGGAGGCCGCCCAGCGCCTGCAGCAGCAGCTCGGGGAGGGGGCGGCGGTGGTGCTCGGCGGCCTGCCGGACCCGGCGGATCTTGGCAAGGTGATCCTGGTGGCGGCCTTCGGCCCCGCGGTGGTGGCCGCCGGCGTCAAGGCGGGGCCCTTCATCGGCGGCATCGCCCGGCTCTGCGGCGGTGGCGGCGGCGGCCGGCCCCAGCTGGCCCAGGCGGGGGGACGGGACGGCGCCGCCCTCGATGGGGCTCTGGCTGAGGCCCGCCGGCAGCTGGCGGCCCAGCTGGGCAGCGCCTGAGGTTCAGAAGCGGTAGTTGACCCGGGTGTAGAGGCCCTGGCCCAGCAGCCAGTCGTTCCAGGGGCCCAGGTTGTCGGTGGTGGAGAAAGGCTGGGCCCAGCCCAGCTCCACCGACCAGTGGTTGCTGGCCAGCCAGCGCAGCAGCAGCCCGCCGGAGCCCACCGTGTCGCCGAAGGAGCCACCGCTGAAGCTGGTGCGGACGCCGCCGGCCCCGATGAAGGGGACCAGCTGGAGGGCGCTGGTCCTGCTGTCCCAGAAGGTCCAGACCGCCTCGGTGCTGGCCAGCCAGCCGCTGTCGCCGCTGATCAGCTGGCCGGGCAGCCCGCGCAGGCCCACATCGGAGCCGAGGGTGAACTGCATCGAGGAGGTCAGCGGGGCGAAGGCCAGCTGGGCGGCGGTCCGCAGGTTGACCTGCCAGCGGGGCGAGACCGTCCAGGAGGCGGAGAGGAAGCCGCCGATGGCGGTGGCCCGGCCCGCCGCGATCCCGGCCTCGGCCAGTTCCTGGCGCTGGACGGCAGGGGTCGCCGCGGCGATGCCCTGCAGCAGGTAGGCGCTGCCGCTCCAGCTGCTGTGGCGGCCGGCGCCGCTGCCGTTGACCCCGACCCGCAGGTAGCCGCCGGCGGGGGCGCGGATGCTGGCGGGCACGGAGGCTGGCAGGGCGCTGCCCTGCTCGTAGATGTTGCTGCGGCTGTTGCTGTAGCCGGCGAAGACGCTCCAGCGCTGGCTGAGGGATTCGCGGAACACCCACTCGAGCTGGGCCAGGGCCTGGTACTGGCTGGTGGAGAACCCGTCGGCCGGGGCGGGCAGTTCCACCAGGTTGCGGCGACTGAAGCCGATGCCGCCGGTGAGGCTGACGCTGTCGCCCAGGGGGTAGGTGTAGCTGAGGGAGGCGATGGCGGCGCCCAGTTCGGGGGTGTCGGTGGCATTGAGCTCGCTGTAGATCAGCAGGGTGTCCCCGCGCCGCAGCAGGCTTGGCTTCAGCAGCGTGGTCACGGCGCGGAACTCCCCCGAGCCGCTGTTGCCGTCATTGCGCAGGGCCAGATCCCCCTGCCAGGGCTCCCTGGACGGCTCCACGGCGACGCGGAACACCCCTTCGGAGGGATCGCTGCCCAGCCGCGCCAGGGTGCCCCGCACACTGCCGATGCCCGGCTGGCTCTTGAGCAGTTGCAGCTGCAGCTCCACCGTGGACAGCCGCAGGATCTGGCCCCGCAGGGGCCGCAGCAGCCGGCCGACGCGGCGGTTCAGCCAGGGATCGCTGCCCGTGACCTGGATGCCGACCACACGGCCTTCCACCACATCGAGATAGCCCGGCGCCGGGTCGCTCACCACATAGACCCGGCTGCTGACGTACCCGTCGAAGACGAGCCGGGTGCTGAGGGCCACGGCGCAGGCCTTGAGCCGCTCAGCGGCGGCGGCGATCCTGCTGCACTCGGCCAGGATCGTGCGCACCTGCTCGGGGCTGTAGAGCGTCAGCCCGCGGATCCCCGGCAGGGGGGCCTGCGCCTGGGGGCTGGGGAGCTGGGGGGCTGGTTCCGGGGCGGCGGAACCGGCCGGCGGCGCTCCGCCGCCGGCCGGCTGGGGGGCGGGAGTCTCCAGGGGGCGGACGTCGATCGGAGGGGCCGGCTGGAGTTCGGCGGGAGCGGGCCGATCCAGCGGTTGGGGCGGGCCAGGAAGGCGGATCGGGCCATCCTGCAGGGGCGGGGCCACCAGCTGGGCGAGAAGGAGGAGCATGCAGGGTGGGCCGAGTTCCCGCTCAGAAAGACAGGCTGGTAGCTTGCTGATGGATCGATGAGATCAGGCTGAGTACCACCTGGCGCAACACCTGACACGCTCTGAGGCGTGAGTGATGACCCCGCAAGTGACCCTGCAAGTGGTTCAGCCATCGGCGCCTAGGGAACTTACCCGCCACATCGGCGAGCGGGCCGAATCTTGAGTAGCAACGACTACCTTTTCGCCAGTGAGTTGGGCAGGATCGGCTCCTTTTGTCCGGCATGGCTGACACAGCGGCGGCGCAGCCTCTCTCCGGTGGGTCTCACGGTTGTGCTGGGCCTGCTGGGCTCCCCGGCTGCCGCCGGTGAGATCACCGCCACCGGCGGGATCCTTGGACTCGGCAGTGTGGTCAATGGCCAGATCGGCGGCAGCTGCTTCAGCGGTGCCTGTGCGATCCGGGGGGGCACCTCCGCCGGGGCCAACCTCTTTCACCGCTTCTCCGCCTTCGATACCCGCGGCGCGATCACCGGCGTCACGTTGGACGTGGGTGGGCATCGCAACGTGATGGTGGGGGTCACCCACCCCCTGGGCAGCTTCATCGACAAGGCCGTCACCCTGAGCGAACGGGCCAACCTGGTCTGGCTCTCACCGGGGGGGCTCCGGCTCAGCGGCGCCGGCACGTTCAGCAATGTCCAGCAGCTCAACCTGACCACCGCCACCAGCCTGCAGGTGGGCGAGGGGCGCTTCGACGTGCTCGGCACCACGGCCGCCGGGGCCGCTTCCCTGGCGGGCCTCCCGGCCCTGGGTGCGGCCGGCTTGAGCACCGATCCGGCCACCCTGGCGCAGCTGGGCCTCTCCGCCCAGGGGGATCTGGCCATCGACGGCGGCCTGCTCACCGTCGATGGGGGCCTGCTGCTGGATGCCCAGGGCGGCCATGTGCTGTTGGGGGGAGCCCGGCTGCAGGCGCCCGGGGGGACCGTGGCCCTGCAGGGGCAGACGGTGTCGCTCCAGGACAGCACGGTGGAGGTGTCCGGTCCGGCTGGCGGCAGCATCCGGCTCTCCGGGGAACGGGTCTCCATGGCCGGCTCCAGCCTGCGGGCGGATGCCAGCGGCGCGGGTCGGGGCGGGACCATCGAGATCCTGGGCAGGGAACGGGCCGAGGTCCATGGGGTCATCAGCGCCCGGGGCGGCCCCCAGGGGGGCGATGGCGGCTTCGTCGAAACCTCGGCCAGCCGCCTGGCGCTCTCCACCGCCCCGGATCTGTCGGCAGCGTCGGGGCGGGGCGGCACCTGGCTGATCGATCCCCGCGACATCGCCATCGTTCCCAGCGGATCCGGCGGCGGCTCTCCCCCCGGCGGTTCCGCTGGGGGAGTGCCGGGCTCCGCGTCGCTCATCGATGTGGGACTGATCAACACCGCCCTTAACGGTGGCCAGACGGTGATCGTGGACACGACCGATCCCGCCGGGACCCAGTCGGGCACCATCTCCCTGCTGGCCCCCGTCCAGAAGACGGCGGGGCCGAACGCCACCCTGGAGCTGCGGGCCGACGGCGACATCTTGATCAACGTTCCGGGCGCGGATCCCACGGCCTTCGCGAACACCTCCGCGCTGGGCCAACTGGATGTCAATCTCTGGTATCAGAAAGGAGCCGATCCTTCCCTCCCCGCGGGAGCGATCAGCTGGCAGAAGGGCGCGGTGGACATCAACACCGGAACCCTGCGCACCTTCCAGGGGGCGTCGCGGATCGATGGCAACATCGAGCTGACGGGAGCCTTCGAGCCGTTCAAGCTCCTGTCGGGCACCGTTCGCACCGGTGAATTCACCTGGAGCCCCACCAGTTTCGGGGCCATTCAACTGTCGCAGTTAAATGATTCCAGGCCGGCCGTTCTGGATGTCTCCAGGCGTTACGTCCAGGGGCCCGGCCGCAATGTCACGGCCTTCGCGACGGCGCTGCTGCAGATCGGCCCTTCCGCCGTGAGCAGCGGCATCGACGGCGGCACGGTCACGGACCCGACGCCCGTCAAGACCACCCTGATCAATGTCGCCACGGGGGCGACACTCGCGCTCAACCAGGCCACGGTGAATGGCCCGACTCTGGCCGTGCAGAGCGGGGCCAGGCTGGAGCTGAGGAGGGACAACCGGCTGGCGGCCCTCGACAACGCCGGCTCCATCCTGATCGCCCCCGGCGCCAGCCTCGACCTGCAGAGCGCGGCCGTCGCGCCTGGCGGCTCGATCGTGCTGCAGGGCGGTTCGTCGCGCCTGCGCATCAATGGCGCCGTCTTCCGGAATGAAGGAATGATCCAGGGATCCGGTTTGATCGAGGTGGGCTCCGGTCTGGGGACGTTCACCAACGGAAGTTCCCTGCTGCCGGGGGCACCGGAGGCGTTGCTCGATCCGATCGGCTCGCTGCAGATTCTTGCCCGCAGCCTCACGCTGGAGCCCAACAGCCGGCTCCTGTTCGATCTCTCCACCCCCGACCAGCTCTCCGTCTTCGGCGACACCCGCCTCGGCGGGGAGCTGGAGGTGGTGTCGCCGCCGGTCGTGGGGGTCATCACCCCCTTCGAGCTGATCCGGGCCCGCGGCATCTCCGGCGCCTTCGACCCCGGCCAGATCACCCTGCCGACCGGCTTCACGCTGCAGGGCGTCGTCACGACCGGCGATCCCCAGCTGCCATTCAGCTTCGGCGGCGATCTGGCGGCGACACCGCCGCCGCCCCCGGCGCCGCCCGACCCGCCCGTCACCCCCATCCCACCCGTCAGCCCCACCCCGCCCGTCACGCCGACTCCTCCCCTGACCGCCACGGTCCCGGTGGCCTCCTCACCGTTCTCCCCGTCGAGCCCGTCGTTCGTCCTGCCCGATCTCGGCTACCGCATCTTTCCGTCGACCCAGACGACACCCTTCGGCTCCACCCTCACCAGCAACCGGCGCGGGGTGGGCTCCGATGCCCTGGCGGTGAACCTTTCGGAGGCCGATTTCAGCCTCACCGGCGGCTCGATGCCGGCGCCCGGCCCCCTGAGTGTCACCACCACCACCCTCTCCCCGGCCCTGGTGGCCGCGGCGATCACCGACGGCGATCAGCAGCGCAGCGAGGACGTGCGCCGGACCCTGGGGGATGTGGGAACGGCGGGGGAGTCCGGCGGAACCCTGCGCCTCGAGGAACTGCAGCAGCTGCTCAGCAAGGCGTCCCAGAAGGGCGACAGGGAGGACGAGCGCTTCAATCCGGCGGTGCTGATGGTGTCCTTCACCGAACAGAAGCCCCTGGCGGGCCAGGAACAGCAGCCCGTGGCGGGCCAGGAGCCCGGGGCCGCCGGCAGCACCGGGCCGAAGCCGGCCAATTCGTTCCTCGATCTGATCCTGCTCAGCCGCCGGGGGGAGCCCCTCGGCAAGCGTGTCGAGCTCTCCAGGGAGCGCTTCGGTGACCAGCTGCGGGCGCTGTACCGGCAGCTGGCCCGCCTCGAGCCCCTCCAGGTGGACAACCCGGACTCCCCGTCCAGGCAGATCCACCGGGCCGTCATCGAGCCCTTCGCTGCGGAACTGCGGGCCAAGGGGATCACCACGCTGGTGATCGTCGCCGACCGGGGCCTGCAGGGTCTCCCCTTCGCGGCCCTCCACGACGGCACCAGCTATTTCGGGGATCGCTACGGCTTCTCGATCACCCCGTCCCTCAACCTCACCTCCTTCGGCCCTCCGCGCCAGACCCGGGGGCGGGTGCTGGCGGCGGGCGCCTCGGAGTTCGAGGGTCTCAGCCCCCTGCCCCTGGTGCCCGAGGAACTGGCCGGCATCCCGGAGGGGGTGGGGGTCGACCGGTTCCTGAACAGGAGCTTTTCCCCGGAGGTGCTGCTGAGCCGTGCGGCCGACCCGCGCTATGAGCGCCTGCACGTGGCCACCCATGCCGAATTCCTGCCCGGTGGCCCCTCCCAGGCGCGCATCTACACCGGCACCGGCTCGGTGAGCCTGCAGGAGTTCGCCCGCCTGCGCCAGCAGCGCAGCGGCAGCCCGCTGGAGCTGTTCGTGCTCAGCGCCTGTCGCACGGCCCTTGGCGACAGCGACAGTGAGCTCGGATTCGCCGGCCTGGCCCTGCAGGCGGGATCCCGCAGTGCCATCGGCACGCTCTGGTATGTCGACGATGTCGCCACCTCCGCCTACTTCCTGCAGCTCTATCGCTTCCTCGACCAGGGAATGCAGAAAGCCGAAGCCCTGCGGGCCACCCGCCAGGCCATGGCCACTGGCAAGCTGCGGCTGGAAGGCGATAAGGTCATCGGATCCGATGGCGTTCCCCTTCTCACGGAGCTGAGCCCATCCCAGCGGCGTCGGATTGCGGCAGGCGTGACCCATCCCTACTTCTGGGCGGGGGTTCAGTTGATCGGCACTCCCTGGTGAGGCCTCCCCTGACGAGTGTCTGCGGTCATCCCGGTTCTTCACTCTGTGCCTGATCTGTCAGCTGTCTTCAACGTCTTTCTGATGCTGGCGATGGCCCATTTCGTCGGGGATTTCGGTCTCCAGAGCGATCGCATGGCCCGGGAGAAATGCCCCGGCTGCGGAGTGACCCTCGGCTGGGGTTGGTGGCTCACCTCCCACGCCGCCATCCATGGATCTCTGGTGGGAGCGATCACCCAGTCCCCCCTGTTAGGTGTGGCAGAATGGATAGTGCATCTGTTGATTGACTTCGGCAAATGCCGACGTCTCTGGAGCCTGTCGTTTGATCAGGCGCTGCACATCATCACCAAGCTCCTCTGGGCCTGGCTGGCGATCCGTCAGGCATCGCCGGGCTTCTGGTTGTCATGAGTTGCCGAGACTTGTCATGAACCCTTGCCGTCAGCCGTGGTCATGAGGACAGTGTTTCCGCACCAATCGATCATCAAGCGATGGGCCTCCGGCACGGCCCTGGCGGCTGGTTTCCTCACCCTGGCCCCGCTGGCGGCGCTGGAACCGCCGGCGGCGCAGGCCCAGAGCGATCTGCGCAAGAGCTTCCCGGGGCGCCGGGTCGGAGGAGGCACCCGCGGTGACTGCTCCAGCCGCCTGCTGGCCCACCTGGTGCCGGCCAGCAGCGTCTTCGCCCCCGGCAAGGAGCGCTACCTCGGCCTGCTCGAAGGCCCCAGCGCCTCCCCCAGCCCCCTGGAGATCACCTTCCGCCCCCTGAGCGGCCGCGGCACCGCCGATGCTGCGATGGCCTCGGGCCAGCGCCGGGTGCTGCCGGCTTCCGGCTCGGGCATCACCCTGATCACCCTGCCGGCAGTGAAGGTCCCGACGATCTGGGAGTCGAGCTACCTCTGCCCCGGGGCCGCGGCGACCCCTACCCCCGCCGACCCGCTGAACTTCGTGGCCGCCGACTCACCGCCGGCCCTCAGCCTGCTGGTGGCCGATGCCTCCAAGGAGGATGGGGCTGTCCAGGCGTCCCTGGTGATGCTGCAACGCTCGTGCGGCGCCAGCGTGACCCGGGAGGAGGTCGGCACCGCCTTCGGCCTGTCCGACCTGATCACGGCCCAGTGGCCCGAGCGGATTCCAGTGCGCTGTCCCGCCTGAGGCCACCCCGCAGTTCCCAGATGCGCAGCGGTTCGGTGCGCCCCTTGAGGTTGATCGCCCCCCAGTCGAGCCACTCCAGCGGCAGGCCCTTGGGCAGCAGTTCCTCCGTGCTGGACGAGACCAGCACGCGGCAGAGATTGGTCTGACGCTCCTTGTCGAGGCTCTCCAGCCGGGCGGCGCAGTTCACCGCATCGCCGATCACGGCGTACTCCAGCCGTTCGCTGCTGCCCATCGATCCCGCCAGGACCGGGCCGGAATGGACGCCGATGCGCAGCCCCATCGCCGGCAGCCCTTCCTGCTGGAGCTCCTCGTTGAGGCTGGCCACGGCCCGCTGGATGGCCAGGGCCGCATCGATGGCCGCTTTCGCATCCGCCTCTTCGCCGCTGCTCAGGGGGGCCCCGAAGACTGCCAGCAGGCCATCCCCGGTGAACTTGTTGACCATGCCCCCCCGGCGCGTGATGGCAGGGACGAACAGGGCCATGCCCCGGTTCAGCCAGGCGAGCAGCTCCCCGGGACTAAGCCGTTCCGAGACGCTCGTGAACTGGCAGGTGTCCAGCATCAGCACCGTGACCGGCAGCTGGCGCCCCTCGAAGCGGCCGTCGCTGAGCAGGCCATCGCGCTGGTTCCAGAGCTGGCGCGCCACGGCCGGGGAGGTGGTCTGGCCGAGCAGCCGCTCGATCTGCTGCCGCTGCTTCTGGCTGGAGGCGCCCCGGCGCACCCATCCCGCCCCGGCCATGGCGATCAGCCCCATCAGGGGCAGGCTCAGCCCGATCCAGACGTACTGGTACAGCAGCAGCACGGCGCCACCCACCATCACCACCGCCACCAGACCCACCACGATCACGCTGCGGCGCAGCAGCACGAAGGCCTCCCCCAGCACGATCCCCAGCACCACCGCCACCACCTCGGCGAGCCGCTCCACCCAGCCGGGCAGCGTCCGCAGCCGCCGCGGGTCGCCGGCCACGTAGCGTTCCATCAGACCGGCCAGCCGATGGGCGTGGATCTCCACCCCCGGCACCAGCAGCTGTCTCGCCCCGAGGGCGGAGCGGGTGTGGGGCACCGGGAACAGGTCCCGCAGGCTCGGCGCCGTGCTGCCGATCAGCACGATGTGGCCGCGGATCTGGTCGGCGGGGATCGGCCGGCGGCCGAGCACATCCTGGAGGTTCCAGAGGTGGAAGCTGCCGATCCGGTGGAAGGACAGCATCTGCTGGAAGCCTGCGGCATCGAGCTGGTCGTAGCCCCCCGAGGCCGGCTCCAGCCACGGGCCCGGTTCCCGACCCGCGTCCAGCCGCTGCCGCAGGCTGCGCTGGCCCCTGCCCAGCTCCAGGAGCCGCAGGGGCAGGGAGACGATGGCCTCGTCCTGCCCGGCCACATGCACCAGATCGCGGCGGATCACCCCGTCGGCATCGAGCACCAGATCGTTGAACCCCTGCCGATCAGGCGGCGTGCCCGGCACCGGGCCGATGGCCTCGGCCACGTTGATGATCGAGACGAGGCGGGGGTTGGTGCGGAAGCGCTGCCGCAGGCAGGCCTGGTCGGGGCCCACCCCCTGATCGCGGTAGATGTCGAGGCCGATCGCCACCGCCCCTCCGGCACTCAGCCGGTCGATCGCCTCGCACAGCACCCGGTCGTCGATGGGAAAGCCGTAGGTGGCGAGGTCCGATTCGTCGATGCCGATGATCGTGATCGGCTTGTCCGTGCCCGGCGGCGCCGGACGCAGGCTCGTGATCAGGTCGTAGAGCAGCAGGTTGAGGGTTTCATTGACGGGGCTGCGCTGCAGGGCCAGCAGCAGCAG
This genomic stretch from Cyanobium gracile PCC 6307 harbors:
- a CDS encoding HD family phosphohydrolase; this translates as MSAAHPPPHASDAHQARRALPEMLQIATAISGAVNLPALLRQILSSSRDLTLSDAGSIYLVEEAKGEKRLWFTAFQNSSLAAGDTGIDASLLDERFPITPERLVGWTALHGEVLNLPDVYAIPADRPYCFDAELDRRMGYRAVSMLVVPLRTMAGEVVGVMQLINRKREAGSVLTPESAPSLVRPYDAGDQQLIEALAALAAVCVERTQALEGQQRQIDSMIALLAGAIDARSSHTGRHCSRVPQLALLLAEAAEATEEGPLAPFRFQGEAERREFRTAAWLHDCGKIVTPEAVVEKATKLDAPVNRLHEIRTRFEVLLRDGRIALLEGLLAGGDPDALQRDYARLEQELQADFACVARCNLGSEGTDLEELAQLRRLAERTWWRHFDDRIGLGWEEQTRYGGPPPPLPARETLLSDAPHHRIPRPAEEVPEARWGFNLAVPELLYNRGELHNLSVARGTLTAEEIYKIREHMIHTIVMLESMAFPPSLARVAEIAGGHHETLDGRGYPRGLTAEQLSIPARILAITDIFEALTAADRPYKQGMPLSQSLGILANLRDRGRIDADLFDLFLRSGVYLTYAERFMAADQIDAVDLDALLGPQA
- the alaS gene encoding alanine--tRNA ligase, which produces MAADSTRPRPRSGAEIREAFLAFYEQRGHRRMASASLVPDDPTVLLTIAGMLPFKPVFLGQAPPPGPRATSSQKCIRTNDIENVGRTARHHTFFEMLGNFSFGDYFKEEAIAWAWELTTEVFGLDPAHLVVSVFREDDEAAAIWRDAVGVDPKRIIRMDEADNFWASGPTGPCGPCSEIYYDFHPERGDDGIDLEDDGRFIEFYNLVFMQYNRDAAGTLTPLARRSIDTGMGLERMAQILQQVPNNYETDLIYPLLEAAAALAGLDYRALDARAQTSLKVIGDHSRAITQLIADGVTASNLGRGYVLRRLLRRVVRHGRLLGIDRPFLAAMGEAAIELMAPAHPRLPERREVILAELEREEARFLDTLERGEKLLAEVLAARPERISGDAAFELYDTYGFPLELTAEIAEEHGLTVDLDGFEAAMERQRQRAKAAAVSIDLTLQGAIEQVAGALAPTDFRGYEALDQAACVLALVVNGEPATAAAAGDAVQIVLDSTPFYGESGGQVGDRGVLLAGEAAAGVGAGLIVAIEAVSRNRSVFVHSGRIERGRLTVGDVVQARVDRSCRRRAQAHHTATHLLQAALKQVVDDGVSQAGSLVDFDRLRFDFHCPRALTPDELEQIEDLVNGWIAEAHPLEVAEMALERARAAGAVAMFGEKYGEVVRVVDVPGVSMELCGGTHVANTAEIGLFRIVTETGVAAGIRRIEAVAGPALLPYLRERDRVVRELADRFKAQPGEILERVALQGEELRATLKELAAARGALAAAKAGALAERAEAIGPHRLLVERLDGVDGAGLQEAAQRLQQQLGEGAAVVLGGLPDPADLGKVILVAAFGPAVVAAGVKAGPFIGGIARLCGGGGGGRPQLAQAGGRDGAALDGALAEARRQLAAQLGSA
- a CDS encoding ShlB/FhaC/HecB family hemolysin secretion/activation protein — its product is MLLLLAQLVAPPLQDGPIRLPGPPQPLDRPAPAELQPAPPIDVRPLETPAPQPAGGGAPPAGSAAPEPAPQLPSPQAQAPLPGIRGLTLYSPEQVRTILAECSRIAAAAERLKACAVALSTRLVFDGYVSSRVYVVSDPAPGYLDVVEGRVVGIQVTGSDPWLNRRVGRLLRPLRGQILRLSTVELQLQLLKSQPGIGSVRGTLARLGSDPSEGVFRVAVEPSREPWQGDLALRNDGNSGSGEFRAVTTLLKPSLLRRGDTLLIYSELNATDTPELGAAIASLSYTYPLGDSVSLTGGIGFSRRNLVELPAPADGFSTSQYQALAQLEWVFRESLSQRWSVFAGYSNSRSNIYEQGSALPASVPASIRAPAGGYLRVGVNGSGAGRHSSWSGSAYLLQGIAAATPAVQRQELAEAGIAAGRATAIGGFLSASWTVSPRWQVNLRTAAQLAFAPLTSSMQFTLGSDVGLRGLPGQLISGDSGWLASTEAVWTFWDSRTSALQLVPFIGAGGVRTSFSGGSFGDTVGSGGLLLRWLASNHWSVELGWAQPFSTTDNLGPWNDWLLGQGLYTRVNYRF